A window of the Polypterus senegalus isolate Bchr_013 chromosome 4, ASM1683550v1, whole genome shotgun sequence genome harbors these coding sequences:
- the LOC120528210 gene encoding zinc finger protein 501-like: protein MASASDDATDERLAHIKQDDCKWGALEDLCVKLEDCEGRIPILKEEEFEGKIVQVKVEDSKDFSVSLELQKHETGTIFQQDICGESHSSVQPWLSKMRQMANQEVKSEFSEFEEKIKGTNEREADEQPLSGTVGINLPKNASFSLFSSAQTSPQCKQQHQQDKEQMMKLKTGSEQKTAACLHFSSLPVREAINTDQQRGHNTDQGALRTDQECGQMCKNQSDGKNLKSNHAKPKSYYCSECGKQFLHKSSLPAHIRKHTGEKPHCCSECGKRFYDSYKLQRHTRIHTGEKPYGCTECGKRFIQNSHLQSHSRTHTGEKPHCCSQCGKRFSDSYSLLTHTRIHTGEKPYGCGECGKIFIKSSHLQRHKRVHTGEKPYVCSECGKRFTDSSTLRQHTHIHTGEKPYSCSECGKRFLQNGGLQAHIRVHTGEKPHCCTECGKRFSDSRSLRRHTRIHTGEKPYSCAECGKQFTDSSYLQRHTRVHAGTKQQK, encoded by the exons ATGGCCTCCGCCAGTGACGATGCCACAGATGAAAGGCTGGCCCACATTAAACAAGATGATTGTAAGTGGGGTGCACTGGAGGATTtgtgtgtgaagctggaggaCTGTGAAGGAAGAATTCCCATTTTGAAAGAGGAGGAGTTTGAGGGGAAAATTGTTCAAGTTAAAGTGGAGGACTCTAAAGATTTTTCAGTCAGTCTTGAACTGCAGAAGCATGAAACGGGCACCATTTTCCAGCAAGACATTTGTGGAGAGTCACATTCCAGTGTACAGCCCTGGCTCTCTAAAATGAGACAAATGGCTAACCAGGAGGTGAAATCTGAGTTTTCTGAATTTGAAGAGAAAATCAAAGGAACAAACGAGAGAGAAGCAGACGAGCAGCCGTTATCTGGCACTGTGGGAATAA ATTTACCAAAGAATGCCAGCTTTTCACTATTTTCGTCAGCTCAGACGTCTCCTCAGTGCAAACAGCAACACCAACAGGACAAGGAGCAGatgatgaaattaaaaacaggatCGGAGCAGAAGACAGCAGCCTGTTTGCATTTCAGTTCTCTTCCTGTAAGAGAAGCCATCAACACCGATCAACAACGAGGGCATAACACCGACCAAGGGGCTTTGCGTACTGACCAAGAGTGTGGACAAATGTGTAAAAACCAATCTGATGGTAAAAATCTCAAGTCAAATCATGCAAAGCCAAAGTCATATTActgttctgagtgtggcaaacaattccTCCATAAGAGCAGTCTGCCAGCACATATAAGAAAAcatactggagaaaaacctcattgctgctccgaatgtggcaaacgattttaTGACAGTTACAAGCTCCAAAGACACacaagaatccacactggagaaaagccctaTGGCTGCACGGAATGTGGGAAACGATTCATTCAAAATAGCCATCTTCAGAGCCACTCAAGAACtcatactggagaaaaacctcattgctgctcgcagtgtggcaaacgattttcTGACAGTTACAGTCTCCTCACTCACACAAGAatacacactggagaaaagccctaTGGCTGCGGAGAATGTGGAAAAATATTCATCAAAAGTAGCCACCTTCAGAGACACAAAAGAgttcatactggagaaaagccatatgtCTGTTCCGAATGTGGGAAACGATTCACAGACAGTAGCACGCTTCGtcagcacacacacattcataccgGAGAGAAGCCGTATAGCTGTTCTGAATGCGGAAAGAGATTTCTCCAAAATGGCGGCCTTCAGGCACACATAAGagttcatactggagaaaaacctcattgctgcactgaatgtggcaaacgattttctGATAGCCGTAGTCTCCGAagacacacaagaattcacactggagaaaagccatatagctgtgctgaatgtggcaaacaattcacgGACAGTAGCTatcttcagagacacacaagaGTTCACGCTGGAACCAAACAACAGAAATAG